The genomic window CGACGTGGCGTATGGCGGGATGTTCTACGTGATTGCCGACGCCCGGCAGTTCGGATTGCGGCTGACGCCAGACGAGGGGCGCGACGTGGTGCGTATCGGCGAGATGGTCAAGGCGGCGGCGCGCGAGCAGCTCCCCGTCGTCCACCCGGAGCAGCCCGGCTTCGAGGGGATCACGATCGCCCAGCTGTCGGGGCCGCCGCTCGCCGGCGATGCCGACTGGCAGAACGCCGTCGTCGTCTCCACGGGCCAGCTCGACTGGGATCGCCCGTCGACGTGGACGGGCGCGCTCGACCGCTCCCCGTGCGGGACGGGGACCTCGGCCAAGATGGCCACGCTCCACGCGCGCGGGAAACTCGGGCTGCACCAGGATTTCCGCCACGCCGGCATTCTCGGGACGGTCTTCACCGGGCGCCTGGTGGAGGAGGTGCAAGTGGGCCCGTATCGCGCGGTCGTTCCCACCATCGCGGGGCAGGCGTGGATCACCGGCATGGCCACCTACTGTCTCGATCCCACCGACCCGTTTCCCGAGGGGTACACCGTCGGCGACATCTGGTAGCGGGCGCGCGCGCGGGTGGCCCCGCCACGCGCGGCGGTCGGCAAAGGCGGCGGGAGCTACCGTGCGTCGGGGCATCTCCGGCGCGGGCGCATGGACGGGGCGATTAATTTGGGCAATGCCGCCGGCGGCGCAGCGTGCCCGCCGGCCGTGTCGCGTTGCCCCACGGCCGCTCCCCATGCCCCAGATGACGTCGTTTCCGCGCGAGCGCATCCGCATCACGCTGCTCGAGAACATCCATCCCGCTGCCCGCGAGACGTTGGTGGAGGCGGGGTACACGGTGGAGTCGATCCCCCGCGCGCTCGAAGGAGACGAGCTCGATTCGGTCGTGGCGACGTCGCACCTGGTCGGGGTGCGCTCGCGCACCAAGATCCGTGCCCCCCAACTCGAGCATGCCGGCAAGCTCCTCGCCATCGGCTGCTTCTCGGTGGGGACCGACCAGGTCTCCATCGCCGACGCGGCTCGGGCCGGGGTCCCGGTGTTCAACGCGCCGCATGCCTCCACGCGCAGCGTGGCCGAGCTGACCATGGGGCACGTCGTGGCGCTGGCCCGCCGGGTGGGAGAGAAGAACCTCAAGCTGCACCGCGGGGAGTGGGACAAGTCGCTGGCCGGGGCGCACGAGGTGCGCGGCCGTACGTTAGGCATCGTGGGGTACGGGCACATCGGGCAACAACTCGGCATCCTGGCCGAGGCGTTCGGGATGCGCGTCCTGTTCCATGACATCCAGAAGAAGCTCCCGCTGGGACTGAATCGCCCGGTCTCGTCGCTCGAGGTGGTGCTCGAGGAGTCGGACTTCGTGACGCTACACGTCCCCGAGACACCGCGCACGCGGGGG from Gemmatimonadetes bacterium SCN 70-22 includes these protein-coding regions:
- a CDS encoding D-3-phosphoglycerate dehydrogenase (catalyzes the formation of 3-phosphonooxypyruvate from 3-phospho-D-glycerate in serine biosynthesis; can also reduce alpha ketoglutarate to form 2-hydroxyglutarate) produces the protein MTSFPRERIRITLLENIHPAARETLVEAGYTVESIPRALEGDELDSVVATSHLVGVRSRTKIRAPQLEHAGKLLAIGCFSVGTDQVSIADAARAGVPVFNAPHASTRSVAELTMGHVVALARRVGEKNLKLHRGEWDKSLAGAHEVRGRTLGIVGYGHIGQQLGILAEAFGMRVLFHDIQKKLPLGLNRPVSSLEVVLEESDFVTLHVPETPRTRGMIGAAQLERMKHGSYLLNLSRGSVVDVDALRDSLRRGHLAGAALDVFPSEPAPTSAPFDVGFSDFPNVILTPHIGGNTEEAQRNIGIEVANSFIGFIDRGSTEGAVNFPNVNLPEIPNTHRILNIHRNVPGALAEVNRIVSEVGANIEAQQLATTREIGYLVMDVNRELSDEVHQRIAALPMSVRTRILY